Proteins from a single region of Apium graveolens cultivar Ventura chromosome 7, ASM990537v1, whole genome shotgun sequence:
- the LOC141670714 gene encoding phosphatidylinositol N-acetylglucosaminyltransferase subunit P-like isoform X1, producing the protein MVQEMENRRSVNSPRRILSLSRNRRAAVFFQGPDQRHSSSSDRHGGPKPSEVYGFVGSITTVVALVVFLVWAYVPEYWLHTVGIYYYPSRYWAIAAPTYAMVTLVLVIGFYIGINFMVTPPPTSFNTIFDEYSRNPVSSVHLTYKDEPPIPPMFDINISEINDAMFNDPIKELRPSKVVDGPYNGAKIRPTDQSILSETVLG; encoded by the exons AT GGTCCAAGAGATGGAGAATCGGCGTTCAGTGAACAGTCCAAGAAGAATACTGAGCCTCTCTCGTAATCGAAGAGCCGCTGTCTTTTTTCAAGGCCCTGACCAACGTCATTCTTCTTCTTCTGATCGACATGGTGGTCCTAAACCCTCTGAAGTTTACGGTTTTGTTGGTTCTATCACAACTGTTGTTGCTCTAG TTGTTTTCCTGGTGTGGGCATATGTACCAGAGTATTGGTTACATACTGTTGGGATTTATTACTATCCAAGCAG GTATTGGGCAATAGCAGCACCAACTTATGCTATGGTGACCCTAGTATTGGTGATTGGATTTTACATTGGCATTAATTTTATGGTGACCCCTCCCCCAACTTCCTTCAACACAATATTTG ATGAGTACAGCAGGAATCCTGTAAGCTCCGTCCATCTGACGTATAAAGATGAGCCTCCTATTCCACCAATGTTCGATATCAACATCAGCGAAATTAATGATGCCATGTTTAACGATCCGATAAAAGAATTGCGCCCTTCCAAG GTTGTTGATGGGCCATACAATGGGGCGAAGATTAGACCTACTGATCAATCAATATTATCTGAAACTGTGCTTGGCTGA
- the LOC141670714 gene encoding phosphatidylinositol N-acetylglucosaminyltransferase subunit P-like isoform X2: MENRRSVNSPRRILSLSRNRRAAVFFQGPDQRHSSSSDRHGGPKPSEVYGFVGSITTVVALVVFLVWAYVPEYWLHTVGIYYYPSRYWAIAAPTYAMVTLVLVIGFYIGINFMVTPPPTSFNTIFDEYSRNPVSSVHLTYKDEPPIPPMFDINISEINDAMFNDPIKELRPSKVVDGPYNGAKIRPTDQSILSETVLG; encoded by the exons ATGGAGAATCGGCGTTCAGTGAACAGTCCAAGAAGAATACTGAGCCTCTCTCGTAATCGAAGAGCCGCTGTCTTTTTTCAAGGCCCTGACCAACGTCATTCTTCTTCTTCTGATCGACATGGTGGTCCTAAACCCTCTGAAGTTTACGGTTTTGTTGGTTCTATCACAACTGTTGTTGCTCTAG TTGTTTTCCTGGTGTGGGCATATGTACCAGAGTATTGGTTACATACTGTTGGGATTTATTACTATCCAAGCAG GTATTGGGCAATAGCAGCACCAACTTATGCTATGGTGACCCTAGTATTGGTGATTGGATTTTACATTGGCATTAATTTTATGGTGACCCCTCCCCCAACTTCCTTCAACACAATATTTG ATGAGTACAGCAGGAATCCTGTAAGCTCCGTCCATCTGACGTATAAAGATGAGCCTCCTATTCCACCAATGTTCGATATCAACATCAGCGAAATTAATGATGCCATGTTTAACGATCCGATAAAAGAATTGCGCCCTTCCAAG GTTGTTGATGGGCCATACAATGGGGCGAAGATTAGACCTACTGATCAATCAATATTATCTGAAACTGTGCTTGGCTGA